The sequence below is a genomic window from Lolium perenne isolate Kyuss_39 chromosome 7, Kyuss_2.0, whole genome shotgun sequence.
caccgcagcacctcgtcaccgctgtagcaatttgggtttgatcttgattgtttgataggggaaactctcccggtattgatttctacttgttattgatgctattgagtgaaaccgttgaaccaagatttatgttcagattgttattcattatcatatcacctctgatcatgttccatatgatgtctcgtgagtagttcgtttagttcttgaggacatgggtgaagtctaaatgttagtagtgaattatggttgagtaatattcaatgttatgatatttaagttgtggtgtgaacgtcgactacacgatacttcaccatttatgggcctaggggaatacatcttgtactcgtttgccaattgcggggttgccggagtgacagaaacctgagcccccgttggtatatcgatgcaggagggatcgcaggatctcgtagtttaaaaagtgtggttagatttatcttaattactttcttgtagttgcgtatgcttgcaaggggtataatcacaagtatgtattagtcctaggaagggcggtacattagcataggttcacccacacaacacttatcaaaacaatgaagattaatcagctgtatgtagcgaaagcactagactaaaatcccgtgtgtcctcgagaacgtttggtcattataagtaaacaaaccggcttgtcctttgtgctaaaaaggattgggccactcgctgcaattatttctctcgcattttacttacttgtactttattcatctgttacatcaaaacctcctgaatacttgtctgtgagcatttacagtgaatccttcatcgaaactgcttgtcaacaccttctgctcctcgttgggatcgacattcttacttatcgaagatactacgatacaccccctatacttgtgggtcatcacccatgTTCTAAGCTAAAACAGTGGAGAACTTGACCTGAAAATAAATCCATGTTATGAACAGGTTAATATTTGGTTATTGAGAGAAAGGGGCAACATGGTGGTTTTCCGGAATTCTCTGCATGTTCACCGATGGAATAATTTTCTCTCATGGTGACATGTTTGGGTTAGGATAAACACACAACATCCTCGACGATCCATCCCGATCGAGGTAGTGCATCTCTTGCTACGCCATCCACATCAACGCCGGGCAAGCGAGGTTACGAGCCCTCATGATCCGTCCTGGTGGTGTGACTGCTTGGCATCGTCTAACACGATCGGGATGGATCAGCGGCACACAACATCCTCAACGATCCATACCGATCGAGGTAGTGCATCTCTTGCTACGCCATCCACATCAACGCCGGGCAAGCGAGGTTACGAGCCCTCATGATCTGTCCTGGTGGTGTGACTGCTTGGCATCGTCTGACAAGATGGATCGGTGGCACACAACATCCTCGACGATCCATCCCGATCGAGGTAGTGCATCTCTTGCTACGCCATCCATATCAATGTCGGGCAAGCGACGTTACGAGCCCTCATGATCCGTCCTGGTGGTGTGACTGCTTGGCATCGTCTGACACGAGCGGGATGGATCGGCTGTGGCTGCCACAAGGTGCGCTTGGTGCCTCTACAGTGTTGATTTTATCCCGTTGCAACGCATGGGCATTTGtcctagtatatatatatatatatatatatatatatatatatatatatatatatatatatatatatatatatactaccTAAAAAAAATCTCGTGGTTCCGTCGTCAACCAATACGGTCATCCGTCGTCCTTCGTCGCCCTCTATTCCTTCGCGACCGCAGTCGGAAAATCCGGCGCTAAAATCGTTCCAGAATCCCGCACAATCCCCTTCACAAACGCATGGGCAtttgtctatatatatatatatatatatatatatatatatatatatatatatatatatatatatatatatatatatatatatatatatatatatatatatatatatatatatatatatatatatatatatatatatatatatatatatatatatatatatatatatatatatatatatatatatatatatatatatatatatatatatatatatatatatatatatatatatatatatatactaccTAAAAAAAATCTCGTGGTTCCGTCGTCAACCAATACGGTCATCCGTCGTCCTTCGTCGCCCTCTATTCCTTCGCGACCGCAGTCGGAAAATCCGGCGCTAAAATCGTTCCAGAATCCCGCACAATCCCCTTCACAACGCGatctcctacaacaacagttaATCCCGCACGATCTCCTTACACAACGATTGTGCATGCTGTCCTCGTCTTGATGTAGCCACATTCGAGCCACGTCTCCTTCCCTCTCGCTCGCACTACGACCACCGCCATTGACCGTCTGCGCCGAGGACAAGGCCAGCGCATAGATCAAAACAACGAGACACAGTCGCATCCGTCGGCGACGTACGGATCAGGAGCCAGCTCCTGAGCCTTCATGCCGCCGGACGGACGCACGGAGCCACGGACAGGTTGTCGTCTGCGTCGTTCAGGAATTCGGGAGTATCGTCGGATTTCTACCATGTGAGCCCTACAATATGTCGTTCGTCACCTTCTCTCTTCCCCTGCCCGCACCGCCTTCCGCTCTTATTCCCACGCTATCATATGGATTTCTTTCCGGTGCTAACAGACTTGGTGGAGATGGCAGGTCGGTGGCGTTGGAAGTATGACCGGTGCTATGGGACTGGACGTGCACTGGTCCAAGCAATGCAAACAAGATGAGGGCCCGGGGCTCGCCATCTCCCGCCTCAGGTAGCAGGCAGCGGCCTTTCGAGTCCGCCATCGAGGTCAACGACATCGACGTCGTCCTTCAGCGTGCAGCCGTGGATCAGCTACTCCACCGTGACGATGCGGAAGGCGTTGATGTTCTGTCCTCTGCGCTCAATTCCAGCCACATCGATATGTAAGCGCCCACCATGATAATTTTGTTTTTATTCCCCACAAGGTGTTTGACGAATTGCATATTAGAAAGGAGGCGAGTATTTTCATTGCTGAACGGGACACGTGAGATGGTGAAGGAGAGACTGTTTTCGGGGGAGTAGCAGGAGGCCCTGCACGCTGACAACCTCAAGGTGCCACGCCGGTGAGTGCTGAAGACCATTCTTCACTTTCGGTCTTGTGGAGTGGGATCCATGACGTATTGTTGAATGAAAGTAAAACCATTGCTGTCCCTGGGATTTTCAGAAGACGACTAAGAAGCTCGACGGGAACGAGTAGCGGGTCTTCCTAGAGTGGCACTGTAACATCACGAGGTTGGCGCAAGTCTCATTTGTTTCTGTGCCGTTGTTCAAAAATTGTTGCCATCAATGTTTTTTCCGAAGCCATATCCCAGGTCATGTCTTAGAAGACATAATCCCCCATGCTTAATCTTAATAGTTCGCCCATCCACTTGTATTCTCTTCACACATCCTGCCAGGTGCCCCCTGGATTTGATCCATGTGGTACCTAGACTACTGCAGTGTAAGCACTTTCTCATTTTGATATTTGCATAAGGCGTCGTATCTTATGCATCCACACGATTCGTGTATCCCTGCATCCAAAACAATTATGACCAGTTGATCCTAATCGTAGCGTTTAGAGTGATTTTCTAAAAACATGCCCGCTGCCTCCCTACCTAGCGCTGCAAATTTGCACATGCACCCCTGTCGCACCAGACGCACAAGCCCACGTCGTACCCCACGATCAATCGGAGTTGCAAGTATCGATCTCCATGGCGGCGACCCACAGGTAGACTTCAAGACACGAAGAGAATCCATCGGACGGCCGGAACTCCGACCAAACACAGGATCACGGCACTTGTTGGATTTCGTCCGATCTTCTAGGGCGGCTCTCGCCGTGCACTTTCCAGCGAGGTACGTACTTCCAGCTGATTCAATATCGTTCTGAAACTTTCAGCTAGCCATGCGAACCTTATTGATTAGAATTTTCTACATATTGTACTGGGAGTCTGGAACTATCATGTGCTTTAATCAAACAGCAGCCACAAACATATGCTGACCTGCATAAGCAGATTGAATTGCTTCAGTAGTATTATGAACTGAAATAAAACTATGAATTGCTTGAGTCGTAATTTATGAACTCAAATAAAACTTTATACATTGCTTTAGTCGTAATTTATCAACTGAAGTAAAACATTATATATTCCTTCAGCAATAGTATTTTATCAACTGAAATAAAACTTCATGAATTGCTTCAGCAGTATCATCAACTGAACTTTATGAATATTGTTTAGTATGTACCAACAGAACTAGAACTTTATGAATATATACCTATTTGTGCAGCAATGGAATCTAGCAATATATTGCAAATGCAGATGAATGGGGAAAGATTTAGCACACCCATTAAGAAAGCAAGTGTTCCTCTATCTGTAAGTCAATTGCGTTCCCTCACCATGGATATATTCAGTTCAATCATTTATAAATGAATATGCTTACTGATTCATTGTTTTATGTTGAAGTGTTCATCTTTTATACCTGAATGTGAAGATAATTTGAAGCCTAAAGTAGGGATGACATTTGAGGGACTAGAAGCTGTGGAGAAGTTCTACAAGAATTATGCACACGAATCTGGTTTTGGAGTTCGTGTTGGACAGCAAAAGAAGTTAGTAAATGAGGTAGTTCGCACTAAACGATACATGTGTAACAGGGAAGGATTCAAGTCTGAGAAGGCTAAAGAGGTAGTTGATCCATCAAAGAAAAGGCGTAAGAACACAGCGACAAGATGTGGTTGTGATGCACACATCTTTGTTAAGTTGTGCGGTAATGATACATACAAGATAGAATCATTGGTTGAGCACCACAATCATGGTCTTGTGTCACCTGATAAGCGTCATTTGATCCGGTCAAATCGTCAAGTTAGTGAGAGGGCAAAGAATGCATTGTACACATGCCACAAAGCAAGCATAGGCACATGCCAGGCATACAGGCTCCTCCAAGTCAGTGAGGGTGGGATTGACGGTGTTGGATGCACAAAGAGAGACTTACAAAACTATTATCGTGATCTCAGGTATAAAATCAGGAACGCAGATGCTCAAATGTTTGTTGcccaactagctagaaagcaagaAGTTAATGCAGCCTTCTTCTATGATTTTGAAGTGAGTGATGAAGGAAATTTGAAGTATGTGTTCTGGGCAGATGCCACAAGTAGGAAGAACTACAAACATTTCGGTCGTGTGGCCTCGTTTGACTCTACATACACTACAAACCAGTATAACATGATATTTGCACCATTTACAGGGGTTAACCATCATTTACAAAGTGTGTTTTTTGGTGCTGCGTTCTTATTAAATGAGAGGGAGGAGTCATATGTATGGTTGTTTAAGACCTTCCTGAAGGCAATGGGAGGCGAAGCGCCAGGACTCATAATAACTGACGAAGCTCGTAGCATTAAAAATGCAATTGATATAGTTTTCCCAGGCATCATACATAGATTGTGCATGTGGCATATAATGGATAAACTTCCAGAGAAAGTTGGACCGGTGATCAGGGAAGAACCTGAATTCTGGAAGAGGATGAACGCATGTGTATGGGGTTCAGAAACCCCAGCTGAGTTTGAGTCGGAGTGGAATTCCGTAATTTCAGACTTTGGTTTGGAAGATAATGAGTGGTTTACAAAAAGGTTCAGCCTTCGTGAGTCATGGATACCAGCCTACTTTATGGACATATCACTGGCAGGCATTCTCCGAACAACTTCAAGGTCAGAAAGTGCGAATTCATTTTTTAACCGTTTCATTCATCGCAAGCTCACCCTTGTTGAGTTCTGGCTAAGGTTTGATACAACATTAGAATGCCAACGCCAAGAGGAGTTGATTGCAGACAACTCAAGCATCCATAGGACCCCTCAACTAGTGACACCGTGGGCAATTGAGAAACAAGGCAGTGAAGTATTCACATATGAGGTGTTTGAGAAATTTCAGAAACAAATTATTGCTGCCAGGGACCATTGCTGTGTTCAAAGCATTGCACAACATGAGGGGATAAAAATAGTGACATTCAAAACAGGTGCTAGTAAGGTAAGGGAGGTCCGCTGTGACATAGCAACCATGATAGCTAATTGTTCATGCAAGTTATTTGAGTCCCATGGAATTCCGTGCCGCCATATTATCCAAGTAATGAGGATGGAAAATCAACAAGAGCTTCCAACCTTCTATATTATGGAAAGATGGCAGAAAAGGTGTAAAAGGTACAAGAAAAAAATCATAACCGTCATTCCTCTTGCTTTTTTGAAAATCGTACTACTGACATTTAATTTTTTTCTAGAGAAAGTGTTTACGATGTTCAAGGCAATCTTCTAGAAGAGAAGCCCGCTGACTCCTTGGATGCAGCTGCAAGGAAGAAGATTCTAACAGTACGCAACAAGTTGGAAGATCTAATCCAAACAGCCAAACAATCGGATGAAGGCATggactttttattatcaagtgtGTTGAGCATTGAGGAGCCTTTGAGCCAAAAGGTTCCTGCTGCAGTCAAGCACACTAGACAAGAGGAATATGAGGCATTTATTGGTTGCAACATTCCTACTGAAGTTAACATACATCCGCCAAATGATGTCCGTTCAGTGGGGAGAAGTAAAAGAATAAAGAGAGGAAAGGAGATGAATGGGGAAGAACAgaaaaagaagaacaaagaagccAAGGCCAAGGTTGCGCGCATGTGCAGGACGTGCAATACATTAGGATTTCATGATAGTCGCAAGTGCCCAAGCAAAAATAGTCAAGGAAAAGAAGTGAATGTGCAAGAAATTCATACAGATGGTGCATCATGAAAGCAACTCTTGCAAAAAAAGAATTGATTATCAATATTACTATTTTAGTTAGTATACGAAATATCTTTATGTAATGGAttataatttttcttttgtccagATGTTTATCTTAAGGTCGGCAGATTTAATGTATTGCAAGTTTCTATCAGGTTTTGAAGCACCTCATCTGTCGCAAAGACCCGTAAAAATAACAACTGTGAAAATAACAACTTGCCTTGTTTGCAGCAGCTTTAAAATAATTGTTCGAAACAAGTAGGATCAGAAGCGATGGTCATACCATGTTCTGTAGGGTTGGACTCCCTCCTACAAACCTTGTCTCGGGTATAACTGTTTGAAGAAACAAGATGCAAGTCAAGTCAATTGGCACATTATTAGTCAATAAAAGAAAGTAGAGGGTTCACAGTTGCACAGCTTGTGGCTATGCAGTATCACATGACCATCAAAGGTAATAATGCATATGGCCAATGGTTTAATCCAAATAATGAGAACACAAAATCGGATTATATTCTAATTTATGTATAAACCTTACATGCGAGATTTCCTGTCTTATATATTTCACTTTTTGTTAACAATTCAGAACTTCTATGGCTAGATTCAGAATCTTAAACATGACCAAGGTTGTTGTCCGATGATTTTCTCTACAGATCAGATTCAGTCACAACTGCCAGCTTGTTTGATTGCAGCATGATAGGATACAGAACTAAAAAAGAACATAAATGTGTCCAGACCTTCTCATAATCAAAAGGAGAACTTTATTTATACACAGAAGTAATGTGTTTACAATCAATCACAACACATCACAAGTGCCCTTGTTTCTAATATAACTCGATGACTCAAACTTCAGGAAGTACATGACACAATAAACTAGTTTCTATGTAAATGGCACATTATCTAGAGTCGAGGCCCTTTTCTTGATTGATGACACCACGGAAGCATAGCCAGATTACTGGGCTATTTGTCAAGCCATGCCAAGTACTAAACTGTCCAGGGAGACCATCCAACAATTCATTGCTTCCGTCAGCGTCGGAACAGTATTCTAGAGCTCAACTAGTATAGACCATCACCTGACCAACATCAGTCATCACGGTCTGCAATTGAATTGGTAGGAACATTCAGTTAAATTGCACAGATGTACAAGCAATTTCGTAAGAAGTTTCAGGTCATCACCTGCACTACCGACGTGATGCCGCCGGATTTGAAGTCGAGCTCGGCGAGATGGTGAGCACCCTCCACCGAATAAGCCTCGCCTTGCCATCTTCAATGTTAGTggcgccctgatacgtctccgacgtatcgataatttcttatgttctatgccacattattgatgatatctacatgttttatgcatactttatatcatatttatgcgttttccggaactaacctattgacgagatgccgaagggccagttgctgttttctgctgtttttggtttcagaaatcctagtaaggaaatattctcggaatcggacgaaatcaatgcccagcatcctatttttccacgaagcttccagaacacccgagagccaccggaGGAGCCAcagtgggcccagatgatagggcggcgcggccagggcctgggccgcgcccccctgttgtgtcgtcgcctcgtcagccttccgactccgcctcttcgcctatttaaaggtccctgacctaaaacctcgagacggaaaagccacggcacgagaaaccttccagagccgccgccattgcgaagccaagatctgggggacaggagtctctattccggcacgtcgccgggacggggaagtgcccccggaaggctcctccatcgacaccaccgccatcttcatcaacgctgctgtctcccatgaggagggagtagttctccatcgaggctcggggctgtaccggtagctatgtggttaatctctctcctatgtgcttcaatacaataatctcatgagctgccttacatgattgagattcatatgatgatgcttgtaatctagatgtcattatgctagtcaagtggattttacttatgtgatctccggagactccttgtcccacgtgtgtaaaggtgacagtgtgtgcaccgtgtgggtctcttaggctatatttcacagaatacttattcgctgttatgaatggcatagtgaagtgcttatttatatccctttatgattgcaatgtgttttgtatcacaatttatctgtgtgctactctagtgatgttattaaagtagtttattcctcctgcacggtgtaatggtgacagtgtgtgcatcgtgtagtatttggcgtaggctatgattgtgatctcttgtagattatgaagttaactattgctatgatagtattgatgtgatctattcctcctttcgtagtgtgaaggtgacagtgtgcatgctatgttagtacttggtttggttatgttgatctgtcatgcactctaaggttatttaaatatgaacattgaatattgtggagcttgttaactccggcattgagggttcgtgtaatcctacacagttagtggtgttcatcatccaacaagagggtgtagagtctagcatctatctatttattctgttatgtgatcaatgttgagagtgtccactagtgaaagtatgatccctaggccttgttcctaaatactgctatcgctgcttgtttactgttttactgcatctttacttcctgcaatattactaccatcaactgcacgccagcaagcacttttctggcgccgttactactgctcatattcattcataccacttgtatttcactatctcttcgccgaactagtgcactgatgacccacaagtatagggggtgtatcgtagtatcttcgataagtaagaatgtcgatcccaacgaggagcagaaggtgttgacaagtagttttgatgaaggattcactgtaaatgctcacagacaagtattcagggggttttgatgtaacagatgaataaagtacgagtaagtaaagtgcgagagtaacaattgcagcgagtggcccaatcctttttagcacaaaggacaagccggtttgtttacttataatgaccaaacgttcttgaggacacacgggattttagtctagtgctttcgctacatacggctaattaatcttcattgttttgataagtgttgtgtgggtgaacgtatgctaatgtaccgcccttcctaggactaatacatacttgtgattataccccttgcaagcatcctcaactacaagaaagtaattaagataaatctaaccacagccttaaactctgagatcctgcgatccctcctgcatcgatataccaacgggggctcaggtttctgtcactccggcaaccccgcaactggcaaacgagtacaagatgcattcccctaggcccataaaggtgaagtgtcatgtagtcgacgttcacacgacaccactagaagaataacaccacaacttaaatatcataacattgaatactactcaaccataattcactactaacatttagacttcacccatgtcctcaagaactaaacaaactactcacgagacatcatatggaacatgatcagaggtgatatgatgatgaataataatctgaacataaaccttggttcaatggtgtcactcaatagcatcaataacaagtagaaatcaacaccgggagagtttcccctatcaaacaatcaagatccaacccgaattgttacagcggtgacgaggtacagcggtggagatggcggtgatgatgatgaagatgaagatgatggtgatggtgatggaaatgatgtccagctcgatggcggtgacgatggcatcgatttccccctccgggagggaatttccccggcggattcctgcccgccggagagctcttttctctctggtgttctccgccccgcagaggcggctgtggctctattcgacgtacccctctggcttaggttttcgggacgaaggcgtacgggaagaaaaggaggcgagagggggctgtgggccccctcctcacagggcggcgcggccagggcagggcccgcgccggcctgtgaggggggcccatggcagccctcctcagctcccccttctggctcccttcgtcatctggaaaaataggagttttcgtgtaattcccgtcaattgttgatcttacgaaatattgcgttctgacgatgctttttccagcagaatcctggctccggtgcgcgatcctccaataatcatgaaacatgcaaaatagatgaaataacataagtattatctccaaatatgaaatatattaatgaataacagcaaattatgatataaaatagtgatgcaaattggacgtatcaactccccccaagcttagacctcgcttgtcccaagcgaaactgaactcggtaaacaagaccacatgtttatggtgtgaagagtcgataaatcaaatacggacaagaagcatcatgttcattcacacaagacattctagtaaacaacttcctcatatgactcaacttgaaacaagtataaggtaatcacaaataaaggtgcataagaaatcataattggtgatggcaaactttgttcttggtcagagaacagttaacagattatacttatctattgagcagcgctctcatattaaagcttatgtggctcatcttgcatactcaatcataatgatcattgataactttcaaagctatattcattcagataaaacttgtactaaacaaggaagaataaaagacatgatgaagcaaatcacaatataaaagtttgatcacaacaactcaaatgcttgcttgagatggagggaaataggtgtactgactcaacataaagtaaaagacaggcccttcgcagagggaagcagggattaaatcatgtgctagagcttttcaagttttgaaatcatatagagagcataaaagtaaagttttgaggggtgtttgttgttgtcaacgattggtagcgggtactctaacccccttgccagacaaactctcaaagagcggctcccataaagttttatttttggttgacacaccttccaacctttgctttcacaaaccatggctaaccgaatcctcgggtgcctgccaacaatctcataccatgaaggagtgtctttttattttagttttattttaaatgacactcctccccacctttgctttctcaagccatggctaaccgaatccttcgg
It includes:
- the LOC127300996 gene encoding protein FAR1-RELATED SEQUENCE 5 — its product is MESSNILQMQMNGERFSTPIKKASVPLSCSSFIPECEDNLKPKVGMTFEGLEAVEKFYKNYAHESGFGVRVGQQKKLVNEVVRTKRYMCNREGFKSEKAKEVVDPSKKRRKNTATRCGCDAHIFVKLCGNDTYKIESLVEHHNHGLVSPDKRHLIRSNRQVSERAKNALYTCHKASIGTCQAYRLLQVSEGGIDGVGCTKRDLQNYYRDLRYKIRNADAQMFVAQLARKQEVNAAFFYDFEVSDEGNLKYVFWADATSRKNYKHFGRVASFDSTYTTNQYNMIFAPFTGVNHHLQSVFFGAAFLLNEREESYVWLFKTFLKAMGGEAPGLIITDEARSIKNAIDIVFPGIIHRLCMWHIMDKLPEKVGPVIREEPEFWKRMNACVWGSETPAEFESEWNSVISDFGLEDNEWFTKRFSLRESWIPAYFMDISLAGILRTTSRSESANSFFNRFIHRKLTLVEFWLRFDTTLECQRQEELIADNSSIHRTPQLVTPWAIEKQGSEVFTYEVFEKFQKQIIAARDHCCVQSIAQHEGIKIVTFKTGASKVREVRCDIATMIANCSCKLFESHGIPCRHIIQVMRMENQQELPTFYIMERWQKRCKRESVYDVQGNLLEEKPADSLDAAARKKILTVRNKLEDLIQTAKQSDEGMDFLLSSVLSIEEPLSQKVPAAVKHTRQEEYEAFIGCNIPTEVNIHPPNDVRSVGRSKRIKRGKEMNGEEQKKKNKEAKAKVARMCRTCNTLGFHDSRKCPSKNSQGKEVNVQEIHTDGAS